The following coding sequences are from one Kallotenue papyrolyticum window:
- a CDS encoding alpha/beta hydrolase, translating to MQRCNPLRLTLPLGGAVLAGMLGVAAYTAYTINGPRRRSEERYQFSPFEVAVEHEAVSFVTEDGITIRGWWFARPATQAVVIGLSGHRGRKADLLGIGSGLWRAGFNVLLFDYRGCGESDPGVQSLAHHELRDARAAVAYARARLPGARLGVIGYSMGAALAIRLAAEQPAIRAVVADSPFATMRDVIAHAYQRRRVPTRPLLDLADALTRWRYGYPFEAVRPLDVVGRIAPRPLLLIHGTADEVIPVEHARRLYAAAGEPKELWECAGAPHCGAYFVDRPAYVARVAAFFRAALETAEPES from the coding sequence ATGCAACGTTGCAACCCGTTACGCTTGACCTTGCCCCTGGGCGGCGCGGTGCTGGCCGGCATGCTTGGCGTGGCCGCGTACACGGCCTACACCATCAACGGACCGCGGCGCCGCTCCGAAGAGCGCTACCAATTTTCACCCTTTGAGGTCGCCGTCGAACACGAGGCGGTCAGCTTTGTCACCGAGGATGGCATCACCATTCGCGGCTGGTGGTTCGCTCGGCCTGCAACGCAGGCGGTGGTGATCGGGCTGTCGGGCCATCGCGGGCGCAAGGCCGATCTGCTGGGCATCGGTTCCGGGCTGTGGCGCGCCGGCTTCAATGTGCTGCTGTTCGACTACCGCGGCTGCGGCGAGAGCGATCCAGGGGTGCAGTCGCTGGCCCACCACGAACTGCGCGACGCGCGCGCCGCGGTCGCGTATGCGCGTGCGCGGCTGCCCGGCGCGCGGCTGGGCGTGATCGGCTATTCGATGGGCGCGGCGCTGGCCATTCGCCTAGCGGCGGAGCAGCCGGCGATCCGCGCAGTGGTGGCCGACTCGCCCTTTGCCACCATGCGCGACGTGATCGCCCATGCCTACCAACGGCGACGTGTCCCGACGCGCCCCCTGCTTGATCTGGCCGATGCGCTCACGCGCTGGCGCTACGGCTACCCCTTCGAGGCGGTGCGTCCGCTGGATGTGGTTGGCCGCATCGCGCCGCGACCGCTGCTGCTGATCCACGGCACCGCCGACGAGGTGATCCCCGTCGAACACGCCCGACGTCTATATGCCGCTGCCGGCGAGCCCAAGGAGCTGTGGGAGTGCGCGGGCGCGCCACACTGCGGCGCCTACTTTGTAGATCGGCCGGCCTACGTGGCGCGGGTGGCGGCCTTTTTCCGCGCGGCGCTGGAGACGGCGGAGCCGGAGAGCTGA
- a CDS encoding glycosyltransferase family 4 protein: protein MRRIAYCSPLNPVQSGISDYSEELLPYLSAYAEISVFVERGLAPSNPQVERHLEVRAIDELPALHRRRAFDAIIYHMGNSPAHAAIYDMALRLPGVVVLHEWVLHHFKLWYAAERRGDIAAYIAEMRRRYGEHGERVARRMSRGQLLEAAFRFPLVEDLVAAAQGVIGHSHFVVEQARRVRPDLPAAVVSMGVPLPPQHDARAARAALGLPVEAPLWASFGHLNPYKRLEAALRAFRRFREDAPEARYLLVGSLSPAYDLPGLVRRLELSDAVVITGYVPRAAFELYVAAADVCLNLRFPTAGETSASLLRLLGAGKPTLVSAVGAFAELPRHVVAHVDVDRSEAALILAYTRLFRRYPAIAAQLGHNARSYVAREHSLPGAAQGYIRFLSELYGWGPTPPQRAALWSMEPERDAPSTVGSGAPGSDAPALADASCGPLRQTIAAVGQAAAELGLRPADETALRAIATTLGDLLGEAPRRDQV from the coding sequence ATGCGCAGAATCGCCTATTGCTCGCCGCTCAACCCCGTGCAGTCGGGCATCTCCGACTACAGCGAAGAGCTGCTGCCCTACCTGAGCGCCTACGCCGAGATCAGTGTCTTTGTCGAACGTGGCCTGGCGCCCTCCAACCCCCAGGTAGAGCGTCACCTGGAGGTGCGCGCCATCGATGAGCTGCCGGCACTGCACCGACGGCGCGCGTTCGATGCGATCATCTACCACATGGGCAACAGTCCGGCGCACGCCGCGATCTACGACATGGCGCTGCGCCTGCCCGGCGTGGTCGTACTGCATGAGTGGGTGTTGCACCACTTCAAGCTCTGGTATGCCGCTGAGCGTCGCGGCGACATCGCCGCGTATATCGCCGAGATGCGCCGCCGCTACGGCGAGCACGGCGAGCGTGTAGCGCGGCGCATGAGTCGCGGCCAGTTGCTGGAGGCGGCCTTTCGCTTCCCGCTGGTCGAGGATCTGGTCGCTGCCGCGCAGGGCGTGATCGGCCACAGCCACTTCGTGGTCGAGCAGGCGCGGCGCGTGCGGCCCGATCTGCCCGCGGCGGTCGTGTCCATGGGCGTGCCGTTGCCGCCGCAGCATGACGCACGCGCGGCGCGGGCGGCGCTGGGCCTGCCCGTCGAGGCGCCACTCTGGGCCTCGTTCGGCCACCTCAATCCCTACAAGCGGCTGGAGGCGGCGCTACGCGCCTTCCGGCGCTTCCGCGAGGACGCGCCCGAGGCGCGCTACCTGCTGGTCGGCTCGTTGTCGCCCGCCTACGATCTGCCGGGGCTGGTGCGGCGGCTGGAGCTGAGCGACGCGGTGGTGATCACCGGCTACGTGCCGCGCGCGGCTTTTGAGCTGTACGTCGCGGCTGCCGATGTGTGCCTGAATCTGCGCTTCCCGACGGCAGGCGAAACCTCGGCCAGCCTGCTGCGGCTGCTGGGCGCGGGCAAGCCGACGTTGGTCTCGGCGGTCGGCGCCTTCGCCGAGCTGCCCCGCCACGTTGTGGCGCACGTGGATGTTGATCGCAGCGAGGCGGCGCTGATCCTGGCCTACACGCGCCTGTTCCGGCGTTACCCGGCGATCGCGGCGCAGCTCGGCCACAACGCACGCAGCTATGTGGCGCGCGAGCATAGCCTGCCCGGCGCGGCGCAGGGCTATATCCGCTTCCTAAGCGAGCTATACGGCTGGGGGCCAACCCCTCCGCAACGCGCGGCGCTCTGGTCGATGGAGCCAGAGCGCGACGCGCCGTCCACCGTGGGGTCTGGTGCGCCGGGATCGGATGCGCCGGCGCTGGCGGATGCGTCATGCGGGCCGCTGCGCCAGACCATCGCGGCGGTGGGCCAAGCCGCAGCAGAGCTTGGCCTGCGTCCCGCTGACGAGACGGCTCTGCGCGCCATCGCCACAACGCTGGGCGACCTGCTGGGTGAAGCGCCGCGCCGCGATCAGGTATAA
- a CDS encoding NAD(+)/NADH kinase, which translates to MMQRIGVFFNPQSAPAAGLAQALEAWLRARGIATWCGAASDAPQAIDRFDLLVCLGGDGTVLRAAGMAIPAQVPLLPVALGHLSFMAEITPDELYPSLERVLAGDYWTEERALAEAIVQRADHAPERFVALNEVLIGRRDIARVLSIAVQVDDIPMTVYHADGVLVATATGSTAYALAAGGPVLDPRSRALVLVPVAAHLHNVPSLVLHEDAHLDLGVVSCHAAALAVDGRTHRPLAVNDSVAVRRAPEVAHFVRVRPPSYFYQTLTRRLRRE; encoded by the coding sequence GTGATGCAGCGTATCGGCGTGTTCTTCAACCCGCAGTCCGCGCCGGCAGCCGGTCTGGCGCAGGCCCTGGAAGCCTGGCTGCGCGCGCGCGGCATCGCCACGTGGTGCGGCGCGGCATCCGACGCGCCCCAGGCGATCGATCGCTTCGATCTGCTCGTGTGTCTGGGCGGCGACGGGACGGTGCTGCGCGCGGCGGGCATGGCCATTCCGGCCCAGGTTCCGCTACTGCCCGTGGCGCTGGGCCACCTCAGCTTCATGGCCGAGATCACGCCCGATGAGCTGTATCCCAGCCTGGAGCGCGTGTTGGCGGGCGACTACTGGACCGAAGAGCGCGCCCTGGCCGAGGCGATCGTGCAGCGCGCCGATCACGCGCCGGAGCGCTTTGTGGCGCTCAACGAGGTGCTGATCGGACGGCGCGACATCGCGCGCGTGTTGTCGATCGCCGTGCAGGTGGACGATATCCCGATGACGGTGTACCACGCCGACGGTGTGCTGGTGGCGACGGCCACCGGCTCGACGGCCTACGCCCTGGCCGCGGGCGGACCGGTGCTCGATCCGCGCTCGCGAGCACTGGTGCTGGTGCCGGTCGCGGCGCATCTCCATAACGTGCCGTCGCTGGTGCTGCACGAGGACGCCCATCTCGATCTGGGCGTGGTCTCCTGCCACGCCGCGGCGCTGGCTGTGGATGGCCGCACCCATCGTCCGCTGGCGGTCAACGACAGCGTCGCCGTGCGGCGCGCGCCCGAGGTGGCACACTTCGTGCGGGTACGGCCACCAAGCTACTTCTACCAAACCCTGACGCGCCGGCTGCGGCGCGAATGA
- the trmD gene encoding tRNA (guanosine(37)-N1)-methyltransferase TrmD, producing MRFDILTIFPQMFSGPLSESILKRAQQAGLIEIVLRDIRAYATDRHKSTDDYPFGGGAGMVMKPEVLYRALADTLGMLAQVDAEPERLIPLPADHPPILLMSPAGELFNQRLAEELAQHERLVLICGHYEGIDERFRECCVDREISIGDYVLTGGELAAMVVVDAVARLRPGVLAADSTAEESHSDGLLEYPHYTRPALWRGQAVPPVLLSGHHANIARWRREQRLLRTLRRRPELLRQARLTEDDLALLRRSGWEPGTGDVTP from the coding sequence CTGCGCTTCGATATCCTAACGATCTTTCCGCAGATGTTCAGCGGCCCGCTCAGCGAGAGTATTCTCAAGCGGGCGCAGCAGGCCGGACTGATCGAGATCGTGCTGCGCGACATTCGCGCCTATGCCACCGACCGCCACAAGTCCACCGACGATTATCCCTTCGGCGGCGGCGCCGGCATGGTCATGAAGCCGGAGGTGCTGTATCGTGCCCTGGCCGATACCTTGGGCATGCTGGCGCAGGTAGATGCCGAGCCGGAGCGGCTGATCCCACTGCCGGCGGACCATCCGCCGATCCTGCTGATGAGTCCCGCCGGTGAGCTCTTCAACCAACGTCTGGCCGAGGAGCTGGCGCAGCACGAGCGCTTGGTGCTGATCTGCGGCCACTACGAGGGTATCGATGAGCGCTTCCGTGAATGCTGCGTGGATCGCGAGATCAGCATCGGTGATTATGTGCTGACCGGCGGCGAGCTGGCCGCCATGGTTGTCGTCGATGCCGTGGCGCGTCTCCGGCCGGGCGTGCTGGCCGCCGACTCCACCGCCGAAGAGTCGCACAGCGATGGCCTGCTGGAGTACCCGCACTACACCCGTCCGGCACTGTGGCGCGGCCAGGCCGTGCCGCCGGTGTTGTTGTCGGGACACCATGCCAACATCGCGCGCTGGCGGCGCGAGCAACGCCTGCTGCGCACGCTGCGCCGCCGTCCGGAGCTGCTGCGGCAGGCGCGCCTCACGGAGGATGACCTGGCCCTGCTGCGCCGCTCCGGCTGGGAGCCGGGTACCGGCGACGTAACGCCATGA
- a CDS encoding bactofilin family protein produces MGLMGSSGKKSAPLAVSNRSETVVGANTSIVGTIKSDGNMRIDGSVEGEIEVLGDLIIGATGRVIATIKATNIHVSGAVKGELQASNQLQISQTGKVWGDITATALQIEPGGLFRGQSSMTDADEPLLLEAPKPSPA; encoded by the coding sequence ATGGGCTTGATGGGGAGCTCCGGTAAAAAATCCGCGCCGTTGGCTGTCAGCAACCGTAGCGAGACGGTAGTCGGCGCCAACACCAGCATTGTCGGCACGATCAAAAGTGACGGCAACATGCGCATCGATGGTTCGGTCGAGGGTGAGATCGAAGTCCTGGGCGACCTGATCATCGGCGCGACCGGCCGCGTGATCGCCACGATCAAAGCCACCAACATCCACGTCTCAGGTGCGGTCAAGGGCGAGCTTCAGGCGAGCAACCAATTGCAGATCTCGCAGACCGGCAAGGTCTGGGGTGATATTACCGCCACCGCGTTGCAGATCGAGCCGGGCGGCCTCTTCCGCGGCCAGAGCTCGATGACCGATGCGGACGAGCCGCTGCTGCTGGAAGCGCCCAAGCCATCGCCGGCCTAG